A genomic stretch from Deltaproteobacteria bacterium includes:
- a CDS encoding N-acyl homoserine lactonase family protein, which produces MDHAIYAMTVGIAENWRRSGIMPCIRSDAERDEPVPYIIWCIETPDGPVVVDTAYHPDYVPVEWAQGNQFREPAQLLGELGIRPEDVATVIVTHFHVDHFTGFDFFPKANFVIQKEEYEFWTGPMMRFDYLNNLVRPKVRPALQRLVDDGRVTLVDGDHELAPGVELLKAGGHTPGSQMVAVDTAGGKAVLCGDIAYTYRNLRERIPVGWYFNLPDSVLALDRALRTASRPELSFPNHDPKLMDGKRVIRVA; this is translated from the coding sequence ATGGACCACGCGATCTATGCCATGACCGTCGGCATCGCGGAGAACTGGCGCCGATCGGGCATCATGCCGTGCATTCGCAGCGACGCGGAACGGGACGAGCCGGTGCCCTACATCATCTGGTGCATCGAGACTCCGGACGGCCCGGTGGTGGTGGACACCGCCTACCATCCGGATTACGTCCCCGTGGAGTGGGCGCAGGGGAACCAGTTCCGCGAGCCGGCCCAGCTTCTGGGCGAACTGGGAATCCGCCCGGAGGACGTGGCCACCGTCATCGTCACCCATTTCCACGTGGACCACTTCACCGGCTTCGACTTCTTTCCCAAGGCCAACTTCGTCATCCAGAAGGAAGAGTACGAGTTCTGGACCGGCCCCATGATGCGCTTCGACTACCTCAACAACCTGGTACGGCCCAAGGTCCGGCCGGCACTGCAACGACTCGTGGACGACGGCCGCGTCACACTGGTGGACGGGGACCATGAGCTGGCCCCCGGCGTGGAGTTGCTGAAGGCGGGCGGACACACCCCCGGCTCCCAGATGGTGGCGGTGGACACGGCCGGGGGCAAGGCGGTGCTGTGCGGCGACATCGCCTACACCTACCGGAACCTGCGCGAACGCATTCCGGTGGGCTGGTACTTCAACCTGCCCGACTCGGTGCTGGCGCTGGACCGGGCGCTCCGGACCGCGTCGCGCCCGGAGCTGTCG